In the Ptychodera flava strain L36383 unplaced genomic scaffold, AS_Pfla_20210202 Scaffold_29__1_contigs__length_4469600_pilon, whole genome shotgun sequence genome, one interval contains:
- the LOC139127104 gene encoding uncharacterized protein has product MMVNKLKLKTDIQEFKRRCRLQYKFREENSDPDNNLDNNVKQGPFTKEKSHYNPPPNENLTLEAFLSAVEQDIVNEDNWRQTYDNIDPDERLAIKQLRNNNAITIKAADKGNGIVVMDTQDYINKCLEHLNNTNYYQTLDQDPTEIYTKELQTKIRRWLQKNWITNDTAKKLFPKEPSAGHFYGLPKVHKQNIPLRPIIPQCNSITTPMATFVDFHLQPIVRSLPSFIKDTTHHLQDLQHISPPEGAILVTMDVVSLYTNIPHSYGIQAVKEMIEENNTITVNPELICEMLQFILTKNYFEFNGQYYLQICGTAMGSKVAPSYANITMGK; this is encoded by the exons ATGATG GTCAACAAGCTGAAATTAAAAACTGATATACAAGAGTTCAAGAGAAGATGCCGACTACAATATAAATTTAGAGAAGAGAACAGTGACCCTGATAACAACTTGGACAATAACGTCAAACAGGGAccatttacaaaagaaaaatcCCATTATAATCCACCACCTAATGAAAATCTTACTCTGGAAGCTTTCCTCTCTGCTGTTGAGCAAGACATCGTTAACGAAGACAACTGGCGTCAAACATATGACAACATCGATCCCGACGAACGTTTAGCCATAAAACAACTACGAAACAACAATGCAATAACTATCAAAGCAGCGGATAAAGGTAACGGTATTGTTGTCATGGATACGCAGGACTACATCAATAAATGCTTGGAACACCTTAATAATACTAACTATTATCAAACCCTAGACCAAGACCCCACCGAAATATACACAAAAGAACTGCAAACCAAGATCCGACGATGGCTACAAAAAAACTGGATTACTAATGACACGGCCAAGAAACTGTTTCCCAAAGAACCATCTGCGGGACATTTCTATGGGCTTCCAAAAGTTCATAAACAAAACATCCCTCTCAGACCTATCATTCCACAATGCAACTCGATCACCACCCCTATGGCCACCTTTGTCGATTTTCACCTTCAACCTATTGTAAGATCGCTACCGTCTTTCATTAAAGACACCACTCACCACCTGCAAGATCTGCAACACATTTCACCACCAGAGGGCGCCATTTTAGTTACCATGGATGTGGTGTCACTCTACACCAATATTCCACACAGCTACGGCATTCAGGCAGTCAAGGAAATGATAGAAGAGAACAATACCATAACAGTTAATCCCGAACTTATTTGTGAGATGCTACAATTTATTCTCACAAAAAACTACTTTGAATTCAATGGTCAATACTATCTACAGATATGCGGTACTGCTATGGGTAGCAAAGTCGCCCCATCATATGCCAATATCACTATGGGAAAATAA